TCGTACGGGGTCAAGTCAGCCCCGTACGCCTTTCTCCTCCCCGCAGTGATCCTGTTCGCTCTCTTCTTCGCGCTGCCCATCGGCTACGCGCTCTGGCTGAGCCTGCACAAGGTGAAGGTGTCCGGCCTGGGCCTCGGTGCCGGGGCGCGGAAGGAGGTCTGGGCGGGCATCGGGAACTACACCGACGCCCTCACCGACAGCGAGCTGCTCAACGGCGCGCTGCGCGTGGTCGGCTACGGCGCGATCGTGGTCCCGGTGATGCTGGGTCTCGCCCTCGTCTTCGCGCTGATGCTCGACGCGGACAAGGTACGGCTCACCCCCTTCACCCGGCTCGCGATCTTCCTGCCGTACGCCATTCCGGGTGTCGTCGCCGCGCTGCTCTGGGGCTTCCTGTACCTGCCGGACGTCAGCCCGTTCTATTTCATCCTGGACAAGCTGGGGATGCCGCAGCCGGACCTGCTGGACGGCGGTCCGCTCTACCTAGCCCTCTCCAACATCGCGGTGTGGGGCGGCACCGGCTTCAACATGATCGTCATCTACACCTCGCTGCGGTCCATCCCGGCCGAGGTGTACGAAGCGGCGAAGCTGGACGGCGCCACCCCGCTGCAGATCGCCCTCAGGATCAAGATCCCGATGGTGGCGCCCTCGCTGGTGCTGACCTTCTTCTTCTCGATCATCGCGACACTCCAGGTGTTCAGCGAGCCGACCACCCTCAAGCCCCTCACCAACTCCGTGTCCACGACGTGGAGTCCGCTGATGAAGGTGTACCAGGACGCCTTCGGCAAGGGTGACATCTACTCGGCGGCGGCCGAGGCGACGATCATCGCGATCGTCACACTCGTCCTCTCGTTCGGCTTCCTGCGGGCCGCGAACTCCCGTAACAAGCAGGAGGCAGCACGATGAGTTCTCTTGCCGTGGGCAAGACGGAAGCGGCGACGGGCACCAGGCCCGGCACCGCGCAACGCCCACCCCTGCGCAGCCGCATAGCCCTGGTCCCGACGATCACCCTGCTCCTGGGTGCCCTGTACTGCCTGCTCCCGGTCGCGTGGGTGGTGATCGCGGCGACGAAGTCGGGCAGTGAACTGTTCTCCACGTTCACCTTCCTGCCCGGCAGCGGCTTCACGGACAACGTGAAGGAGCTGAGCGCCTACCGCGACGGCGTCTACTGGAAGTGGATGGGCAACTCCGCCCTCTACGCCGGCCTCGGCGCCCTCCTTTCGACAGCCGTCTCCGCGATCAGCGGCTACGCGCTGGCGGTCTACCGCTTCCGCGGCCGGGAGACGGTGTTCAGCGTCCTGATGGCTGGCGTGCTGATGCCGCCCGTGATCCTCGCGATCCCCCAGTACCTGCTGCTGGCGAAGGCCGACATCACCGACTCCTACGCGTCCGTGCTGCTGCCGCTGATCCTCTCCCCGTACGGCATCTACCTCGCCCGGATCTACGCCGCGGCGGCGGTACCGGCCGATGTGGTCGAGGCCGGGCGGATGGACGGCGCGGGCGAGTGGCGCATCTTCACCAGGGTCGCGCTCCCGATGATGATCCCTGGACTGGTGACGGTGTTCCTGTTCCAGTTCGTCGCGGTGTGGAACAACTTCCTGCTCCCGTACATCATGCTCAGCGACGACGAGAAGTTCCCGATCACGCTCGGTCTGTTCACGCTGCTCGAACAGGGGTCGGCCACCCCGGCCCTCTACACGCTGGTGGTCACGGGCGCGTTCCTGGCGGTCGTCCCGCTGATCGCGCTGTTCCTGGTCATCCAGCGGTTCTGGAGCCTCGACCTGCTTTCCGGAGCCGTAAAGTCATGACCATGAGCAATACCGGGGGCCGGCGCAAACCGCCGACGATCCACGACGTGGCCCGCGAGGCGGGAGTGTCCCGAGGCACCGTCTCGCGCGTGCTCAACGGCGGGCACTACGTCAGCCCGACCGCCCATGAGGCGGTGAACGCCGCGATCCGCAAGACGGGCTACGTGGTGAACCGCCACGCCCGTTCGCTCATCACCGGCCGTTCCGACTCGATCGGCTTTCTGCTGACGGAACCTCAGGAGCGGTTCTTCGAGGACCCCAACTTCAATGTCCTGCTGCGGGGTTGCACCCAGGCACTGGCCGCGCACGACATCCCGCTGCTGCTGATGCTGGCGGGCACGGAGGACGAACGGCGCCGCCTCACGCGGTACATCACCGCCGGCCACGTGGACGGCGTGCTGCTGGTCTCCAGCCACTCCGGCGACCCGGTCGCGCAGGAGCTGTGCGAGGCGGGCGTACCGCTGGTCGCGTGCGGCAAGCCGATCGGCCTCGGCTCCAAGGTGAGCTACGTGGCGGCGGACGACCGCGACGGCGCCCGGGACATGGTCCGCCATCTCCTGTCGCTGGGCCGCCGCCGCATCGGCGTCGTCACGGGCCCGCTCGACACCCCGGGCGGCGTGGAACGCCTCGCCGGCTATCGCGAGGTACTGGCCGAGGAAGGCATCGAGTACGACGAGCGGCTCGTCGTCTCCGGCGACTACAGCCGGGCCAGCGGCGAGGCCGGCGCGGAACTGCTGCTGGCCCGCTCTCCGGACCTCGACGCCGTCTTCGTCGCGTCCGACCTGATGGCACAGGGCGTGCTCACGGCACTGGAACGGGCGGGTCGCAGCGTTCCCGGGGACGTGTCGGTGGGCGGCTTCGACGACTCCTCGGCCGCCCTGTCCGCCCGGCCCCAGCTGACGACCATCCGGCAGCCCTACGACCGGATCAGCGCCGAGATGGTCCGGGTGCTGCTCGCGCAGATCGGCGGCGAGGATCCGGCGGCGGTGATCCTGCCCACCGAGCTGATCAAGCGGGGCTCCGCCTGAGTTCCGCGTCGGCGATCGCACCACCTCGACCACGCCATTTTTTATGCATACGCATTAACATGGGGTGCATGGCAGCGAACAACGCCGGTGCGGGTCTGGCGGACCAGTGGCGGGACATCCTGGCGGCGCACGCGCGCACGATGTGCGAGATCGACCGCGTACTGCATCCGCACGGCCTGGGCGCCAGCGACTTCGAGGTGCTCGACGTCCTCGTCGCCGAGGCGGCCGCCGCGAGAGAAGCCGCCGGCCCGGGCGAGCAGTGCCGGGTGCAGGACATCGCCGGCCGGGTCCACCTCAGTCAGAGCGCGCTGTCCCGGCTCATCGGACGGCTGGAGAAGGACGGCCTGGTGGAGCGCAGCATGTGCGTGGAGGACCGGCGCGGGGTGC
This genomic interval from Streptomyces sp. B21-083 contains the following:
- a CDS encoding carbohydrate ABC transporter permease, which gives rise to MTSARRRSYGVKSAPYAFLLPAVILFALFFALPIGYALWLSLHKVKVSGLGLGAGARKEVWAGIGNYTDALTDSELLNGALRVVGYGAIVVPVMLGLALVFALMLDADKVRLTPFTRLAIFLPYAIPGVVAALLWGFLYLPDVSPFYFILDKLGMPQPDLLDGGPLYLALSNIAVWGGTGFNMIVIYTSLRSIPAEVYEAAKLDGATPLQIALRIKIPMVAPSLVLTFFFSIIATLQVFSEPTTLKPLTNSVSTTWSPLMKVYQDAFGKGDIYSAAAEATIIAIVTLVLSFGFLRAANSRNKQEAAR
- a CDS encoding carbohydrate ABC transporter permease, translating into MSSLAVGKTEAATGTRPGTAQRPPLRSRIALVPTITLLLGALYCLLPVAWVVIAATKSGSELFSTFTFLPGSGFTDNVKELSAYRDGVYWKWMGNSALYAGLGALLSTAVSAISGYALAVYRFRGRETVFSVLMAGVLMPPVILAIPQYLLLAKADITDSYASVLLPLILSPYGIYLARIYAAAAVPADVVEAGRMDGAGEWRIFTRVALPMMIPGLVTVFLFQFVAVWNNFLLPYIMLSDDEKFPITLGLFTLLEQGSATPALYTLVVTGAFLAVVPLIALFLVIQRFWSLDLLSGAVKS
- a CDS encoding LacI family DNA-binding transcriptional regulator — its product is MTMSNTGGRRKPPTIHDVAREAGVSRGTVSRVLNGGHYVSPTAHEAVNAAIRKTGYVVNRHARSLITGRSDSIGFLLTEPQERFFEDPNFNVLLRGCTQALAAHDIPLLLMLAGTEDERRRLTRYITAGHVDGVLLVSSHSGDPVAQELCEAGVPLVACGKPIGLGSKVSYVAADDRDGARDMVRHLLSLGRRRIGVVTGPLDTPGGVERLAGYREVLAEEGIEYDERLVVSGDYSRASGEAGAELLLARSPDLDAVFVASDLMAQGVLTALERAGRSVPGDVSVGGFDDSSAALSARPQLTTIRQPYDRISAEMVRVLLAQIGGEDPAAVILPTELIKRGSA
- a CDS encoding MarR family winged helix-turn-helix transcriptional regulator translates to MAANNAGAGLADQWRDILAAHARTMCEIDRVLHPHGLGASDFEVLDVLVAEAAAAREAAGPGEQCRVQDIAGRVHLSQSALSRLIGRLEKDGLVERSMCVEDRRGVRVALTARGRELHSEVLPLQRAALARTLGE